One genomic region from Caloenas nicobarica isolate bCalNic1 chromosome 22, bCalNic1.hap1, whole genome shotgun sequence encodes:
- the SPEN gene encoding msx2-interacting protein isoform X1, whose protein sequence is MVRETRHLWVGNLPENVREEKIIEHFKRYGRVESVKILPKRGSEGGVAAFVDFVDIKSAQKAHNSVNKMGDRDLRTDYNEPGTIPSAARGLDDTVSIASRSREVSGFRGGGGGPTYGPPPSLHAREGRYERRLDGASDNRERAYEHSAYGHHERGTGGFDRTRHYDQDYYRDPRERTLQHGLYYTSRSRSPNRFDAHDPRYEPRAREQFTLPSVVHRDIYRDDITREVRGRRPERNYQHSRSRSPHSSQSRTQSPQRLASQAARPARSPSGSGSRSRSSSSDSISSSSSTSSDSSDSSSSSSDESPARSVQSTAVPAPAAQLLPSLEKDEPRKSFGIKVQNLPVRSTDTSLKDGLFHEFKKYGKVTSVQIHGASEERYGLVFFRQQEDQEKALNASKGKLFFGMQIEVTAWIGPETESENEFRPLDERIDEFHPKATRTLFIGNLEKTTTYHDLRNIFQRFGGIVDIDIKKVNGVPQYAFLQYCDIASVCKAIKKMDGEYLGNNRLKLGFGKSMPTNCVWLDGLSTNVTDQYLTRHFCRYGPVVKVVFDRLKGMALVLYNEIEYAQAAVKETKGRKIGGNKIKVDFANRESQLAFYHSMEKTGQDIRDFYEMLAERSRDERRGSYEYAPDRTYYETVRTPGTYPEDPRREYPARGREFYAEWDPYQGDYYDPRYYDDPREYRDYRGDPYEQDIREYSYRQRERERERERFESDRDRDHERRPIERSQSPTHSRRPQSPGASPSQSERLQSDSERRIYSRSSDRSGSCSSLSPPRYDKLEKARVERYAKNEKTEKERAFEQERVDKEKRLVRKEKPEKLEKEKTDKQKRKAKIHSPSSQSSETDQENEREPSPEKLKGNSKQSKERGDKEGTAKNRLELMPCVVLTRVKEKEGKVVDQPALEKLRAKLDNDTMKSPLLEQKTQTSQAEQTKSDQSKLEPVRTKVQKEKALASHVEVVDKEGKLKPKKHLKTEQPSEGANAVDLDKLEARKRRFADANLKADRQKLEAKRSSQDEEDARMVLKKQLDATASSREATMLREGELERKPPRKEMLKRESKKLKLERLIPVTSPKEIQETLNVGGIGMRPTLDLQARLMEAADEPVEVQELSSKKLNPVKPQHKQVQLLDDQGMEREDARKNYSGLPEDAPDHKLGQEKPQLADTEEKIGIDIDHTQSYRKQMEQSRRLKQQLEMEIAKSEKFGSPKKDVDEYERRSLVHEVGKPPQDVTDDSPPSKRKKTDQFDFEISTKRERNYRSSRQVSEDSERTSCSPSIRHFPFHEDDDTLDSPRLMPLKETKESPKIEEKGLSYSNMTVREDSLKFNPYDSSRREQMAEMAKIKLSVLSSEDDSSRWETQVKPEPGRVDISFPSSIVKRDSIRKRSVRDLEPGEVPSDSDDDGENKPHSPKASSLLESSRLSFLLRDREEKLREREERLSSSLERNKFYSFALDKTITPDTKALLERAKSLSSSREENWSFLDWDSRFASFRNNKDKEKVDSAPRPIPSWYMKKKKIRTDSEGGKLDDKKEDHKEEEQERQELFASRFLHSSIFEQDSKRLQHLERKDDDLDFISGRLYGRQSSSDGTNSAADLVQEPVVLFHSRFVELTRMQQKEKEKDQKPKEAEKQEDKENRPKTPETVPDGKEPEHKTASVVGPSSVAVLPQEPAPVASEKAADEKVAVEAASVKEEKPSEPASAAEEQKPFPELAAPVKIEPPEQTEPPPVVEATKEVVATTLAPEEDAVTTEHPLYLDTKPPTPGALFDQPDISVDPEPEGAQLVPPLPKLIQKPDEAAEPKEENPSPSANTDASASQKAEVAAEVLPPVSDNDMEVEPPVVVKDKKSYKSKRSKTPVQSAVANVTEKPVTRKSERIDREKLKRSSSPRGETQKLSELKVEAEKVSRNAAKSPSSATELENVEPSLPIGRTRRRNVRSVYATTGDNEGPSPVKDSVEVTRSTRKRGEKEPQETATTVPTTPRRGRPPKTRRKPEEDISPIKTEPVQQEAEETETKDAVEAPKPAEGWRSPRSQKLTHGHSSVATSQQGKKGKNDPKADTLAESEDAAERSGQELSIGDNGNKAKNIEKEPAASEQKRDRKEVDVEKNQLEIPTVEIIEKKPVPEKVTKSKRGRYKNTKTVVDKASVCLKNVEIRLNVDEVKGALRPTEEETEPVAVSPAKMKSPPKEDILPPHFVKNEAEDSFPETEKEVVREPKPSPEAAQLAKQIELEQAVENIAKLTETPPAIAAYKEPTADVPEVRQEEEGDKPTHQASETELAAAIGSIINDISGETESFPAPPTYPAESETEIPAEPLVLPSPREEMEPETDQAVNNILETEAAVEPAVQAVPSSAPSVVETESKEAEVNFSESSNSAQEAETLQEAEVARKEKGRQKTTRQRRKRSTGRKGDVAEVNAFETESAQSKSPPASEVKAKPEEALKEEKQTKNATQVSAEPGASDAGKAAAADVIVAVHEAVAESGTSPKTPAPAPLDLAAPPVPLDEGAQSGFKIQSPMENAPITPPSAPNPALPAIPAVTAAKLPAPVPATIVPLHSGAAKVPEWMVRHEEPRARSTPPPALPPDTKASDIDTNSSTLRKILMEPKYVSATSITSTHVTTTHAEPVSAPRLEEAPLHPAIEAIKPVSEEKPAVPVTNALDPPVAEAPVFSEKEKISTVIAPKATSVISRMPHSVDLEEAPRITLVKQAPQTQTCLVNAPSSKFKQRSSTNDNSRFHPGSMSIIEESPVEAGSSPGLRVNTSEGVVLLSYSGQKTEGPQRISAKISQIPPASAVDIEFQQSVSKSQIKQEPITPSQPTPKGSQTSAGYGTVSTHSSLVLGTQPYNTSPVISSVKQERAVLEKSDSSHLSVQTPASQPGKVLTQTVNTPPVLVHNQMVVNKKLSDPAALKVETKTLQSSNLSPGVSPHHPSLSGKMHSEANHVSSGPSTPTDRAISHLGVTKQEPHSPRTSGHSPSPFPRTCHPGSTSSPALSSSTPVMLAPGIPVPQYISSMHPEQSVIMPPHSVTQTVSLGHLSQGEVRMNTPPLSGIPYGIRPEALHSPRAALQPQIEIKPQRSSTPQPAPIRDIVMPPLSSQHAPEEEMHYHHTTVCRGPAPVQSDVLVMQPDYRMHPTSIRLDQYNVPRDVRMIMHPHMAAVGEHHSETRQSRTPEGAGKTPPVSKTPQPGKETPKSSEGKMAHSPHSEPRLLSVPASSQLPGLPLTQPVVVPHGVQIMHPASGSFHDYRSVYGDMRNYHTAAQLGHPQFPGASPIGLPSRSMTPSQGLPEGEHSHPSQPVRSKTPQIPQDPKGPPAAGPEQSHHPTVNRHAAPMDPHVHLQRAQADTGQTSYPSPVAISMKQELPSPHQPPAVAKQSVFIPTTSGPGAPPGLPLNRPEPQAALKQEPSPHPVSQRPVDMVQLLTKYPIVWQGLLALKNDTAAVQLHFVSGNNVLAHRSLPAPEGGPPLRIAQRMRLEASQLEGVARRMMVESDYCLLLALPCGRDQEDVVNQTESLKAAFISYLQAKQAAGIINVPNPGSNQPAYVLQIFPPCEFSESHLSRLAPDLLASISNISPHLMIVIASLGTRCDVLDVLTHTDTRAGD, encoded by the exons CAGcgactccagcagcagctcgaGCGATGAGTCCCCGGCACGGTCGGTTCAGTCCACGGCCGTCCCCGCGCCCGCGGCCCAGCTGCTTCCCTCGCTGGAGAAAGATGAACCCCGCAAGAGTTTTGGGATCAAGGTTCAAAATCTTCCAGTGCGCTCAACAG ATACAAGCCTTAAGGATGGACTTTTCCACGAGTTCAAGAAGTACGGGAAGGTGACGTCGGTGCAGATTCACGGGGCTTCTGAGGAACGGTATGGCCTGGTGTTCTTCCGACAGCAGGAGGACCAGGAAAAAGCACTAAATGCctcaaaaggaaaacttttctttGGCATGCAGATCGAAGTCACAGCCTGGATAGGACCAG AAACAGAAAGCGAGAATGAATTTCGTCCTTTGGATGAAAGGATAGACGAGTTTCACCCAAAAGCAACAAGAACCCTGTTCATCGGCAACCTGGAGAAAACAACAACCTACCACGACCTTCGTAACATCTTTCAGCGCTTTGGTGGAATAGTG gataTCGACATTAAGAAGGTGAACGGTGTTCCTCAGTATGCATTCCTGCAGTACTGCGATATTGCGAGTGTGTGTAAAGCAATTAAGAAGATGGATGGGGAATATCTTGGAAATAACCGGCTCAAG CTGGGCTTTGGGAAGAGCATGCCCACAAACTGCGTGTGGTTAGACGGTCTTTCAACAAACGTCACGGATCAGTATTTAACTCGCCATTTCTGCCGATATGGGCCCGTGGTGAAG gtGGTGTTTGACCGCTTAAAAGGCATGGCCCTGGTTCTCTACAATGAGATTGAATATGCACAAGCAGCTGTAAAAGAGACCAAGGGGAGGAAAATCGGTGGGAATAAAATTAAG gtggACTTTGCAAATCGAGAAAGTCAGTTGGCATTTTATCATTCCATGGAGAAAACGGGTCAAGATATCAGAGACTTTTATGAAATGCTGGCAGAAAGGAG CAGAGACGAAAGAAGAGGATCTTACGAATATGCCCCTGATCGTACTTACTACGAGACCGTTCGGACTCCGGGGACGTATCCCGAAGATCCTCGGCGAGAATACCCGGCTCGAGGCAGAGAATTTTACGCCGAGTGGGATCCCTACCAAGGCGACTACTACGACCCGCGCTACTACGACGACCCGCGCGAGTACAGGGATTACAGAGGCGACCCGTACGAGCAGGACATCAGGGAGTACAGCTACAGGCAGCGcgagagggagagggagcggGAACGGTTCGAATCcgatcgcgacagagaccacGAGCGGAGACCGATTGAACGGAGCCAGAGTCCGACGCACTCCAGGCGCCCGCAGAGCCCTGGAGCGTCTCCCTCGCAATCGGAAAGGCTGCAGAGTGATTCAGAGAGGAGGATTTACAGCAGGTCGTCGGATCGCagcggcagctgcagctctctgtccCCTCCGCGATACGACAAGCTGGAGAAAGCCCGCGTGGAACGCTACGCAAAAAACGAAAAAACGGAAAAGGAGCGGGCTTTTGAACAGGAGAGAGTCGACAAGGAGAAGCGCTTGGTGAGAAAGGAGAAGCCGGAAAAACTCGAAAAGGAGAAAACCGATAAACAAAAACGAAAAGCAAAAATCCATTCGCCCAGCTCTCAGTCTTCTGAAACGGATCAAGAGAATGAGAGAGAGCCCAGCCCTGAAAAACTGAAGGGCAACAGTaaacaaagcaaagagagaGGTGACAAAGAAGGGACAGCTAAAAACCGCCTGGAGCTCATGCCCTGCGTTGTGTTGACCcgagtgaaagaaaaggaagggaaagttGTTGATCAGCCCGCTTTGGAGAAACTGAGGGCAAAGCTTGATAATGACACGATGAAGTCCCCGCTTCTTGAGCAGAAGACGCAGACGTCTCAAGCTGAGCAAACCAAGTCCGATCAGTCCAAACTAGAACCTGTCAGAACCAAGgtacaaaaagagaaagcccTTGCCAGTCACGTAGAAGTGGTGGATAAGGAGGGAAAACTGAAACCCAAAAAGCACTTGAAGACGGAGCAACCTTCCGAAGGGGCCAACGCGGTAGATTTAGACAAGTTGGAGGCTCGTAAAAGACGTTTTGCTGATGCAAATCTGAAGGCAGACAGGCAAAAACTGGAAGCCAAGAGAAGCAGCCAAGATGAGGAAGATGCGCGAATGGTTTTGAAAAAGCAGCTCGACGCAACGGCTTCGTCTAGAGAAGCGACCATGTTAAGGGAAGGAGAATTGGAGAGAAAACCCCCAAGGAAAGAGATGCTTAAAAGGGAATCTAAAAAACTCAAACTGGAAAGACTTATTCCTGTTACTAGTCCCAAAGAAATTCAGGAGACTCTTAACGTCGGTGGGATTGGCATGCGTCCCACCCTGGATCTGCAGGCGAGGCTGATGGAGGCAGCCGATGAACCGGTGGAGGTTCAGGAACTCTCTTCTAAAAAACTGAACCCCGTAAAACCCCAGCATAAACAGGTACAGCTCCTAGACGACCAAGGAATGGAGAGAGAGGACGCAAGGAAGAATTACTCTGGTCTTCCCGAAGACGCACCCGACCATAAACTTGGCCAAGAGAAACCTCAGTTGGCTGATACGGAGGAGAAGATTGGCATCGACATCGATCACACGCAAAGCTACAGGAAACAAATGGAGCAAAGCCGCAGGTtaaaacagcagctggaaatgGAGATCGCAAAGTCTGAGAAGTTCGGCAGCCCGAAGAAAGATGTGGATGAGTATGAAAGACGGAGCTTGGTCCACGAGGTGGGAAAACCTCCGCAGGACGTCACCGATGACTCTCCAccaagcaaaaggaaaaagaccgACCAGTTTGACTTCGAAATTAGCACTAAAAGAGAGAGGAACTACCGAAGTTCTCGTCAGGTGAGTGAGGACTCGGAAAGGACGTCCTGTTCCCCCAGTATCAGACACTTCCCTTTCCACGAAGATGACGACACGCTCGATTCTCCGAGGCTAATGCCGCTAAAGGAAACCAAAGAGTCACctaaaatagaagaaaagggTCTTTCGTACTCCAACATGACTGTGAGGGAGGACTCGCTGAAATTTAATCCTTACGATTCCAGCAGAAGGGAGCAGATGGCTGAAATGGCTAAAATAAAGCTCTCCGTGCTGAGTTCTGAAGATGACTCGAGTAGGTGGGAGACGCAGGTGAAGCCGGAGCCCGGCAGAGTCGATATCAGCTTTCCCAGCAGCATCGTCAAGAGAGACAGCATCCGCAAGCGCTCCGTCCGCGACCTGGAGCCTGGCGAGGTGCCTTCGGATTCGGATGACGACGGCGAAAACAAACCCCATTCCCCAAAAGCCTCATCCTTGTTAGAGAGTTCCAGGTTGTCTTTTTTATTAAGGGACAGAGAAGAGAAGTTACGTGAACGAGAGGAAAGACTGTCGAGTTccttagaaagaaataaattttactcTTTTGCGTTGGACAAGACAATCACCCCAGACACAAAGGCCTTGCTTGAAAGAGCTAAATCTCTCTCTTCgtccagagaagaaaactggtcCTTTCTAGACTGGGATTCAAGATTCGCTAGTTTTAGAAACAATAAAGACAAAGAGAAGGTTGACTCAGCTCCCAGACCTATTCCATCTTGgtatatgaaaaagaaaaaaatcaggactgATTCAGAAGGTGGTAAACTGGACGATAAGAAAGAAGATCATAAAGAGGAGGAACAAGAGAGACAGGAACTGTTCGCCTCTCGGTTTTTGCATAGTTCAATCTTTGAACAGGACTCCAAGCGCCTGCAGCATTTAGAGAGAAAAGATGATGATCTTGACTTTATTTCTGGTAGATTGTACGGGAGACAGTCTTCCTCCGATGGGACTAACAGCGCGGCCGATTTGGTGCAGGAACCGGTCGTTCTCTTTCACAGTAGATTTGTCGAACTGACGCgaatgcagcagaaagaaaaggagaaagatcaGAAACCGAAAGAAGCGGAAAAACAGGAAGATAAAGAAAACCGGCCGAAGACCCCAGAAACCGTTCCTGATGGTAAAGAACCAGAACATAAAACTGCCTCGGTGGTCGGTCCCTCTTCGGTCGCTGTCCTACCACAAGAACCAGCTCCAGTTGCTTCTGAGAAGGCAGCAGATGAGAAGGTGGCGGTGGAAGCGGCTTCcgtaaaagaagaaaaaccatcggaacctgcttctgcagcagaggagcaaaAACCTTTTCCTGAACTTGCCGCTCCTGTCAAAATCGAACCACCCGAGCAAACCGAACCCCCGCCAGTCGTAGAAGCTACTAAAGAAGTTGTCGCTACAACCCTGGCACCGGAGGAAGATGCCGTCACAACGGAGCATCCTTTATACTTGGATACCAAACCTCCTACTCCTGGGGCTTTGTTTGACCAACCAGACATCAGTGTAGATCCAGAACCTGAAGGTGCCCAGTTGGTTCCACCTCTGCCCAAGCTCATTCAGAAGCCTGATGAGGCCGCTGAGCCTAAAGAAGAAAACCCTTCACCTTCTGCCAACACTGATGCTAGCGCGAGTCAAAAAGCAGAGGTGGCTGCCGAGGTCCTGCCGCCTGTTTCCGACAATGATATGGAAGTCGAACCTCCGGTTGTTGTAAAAGATAAAAAGTCCTACAAGAGTAAACGCTCCAAGACTCCCGTGCAATCGGCTGTGGCTAACGTGACGGAAAAGCCCGTCACGAGGAAGAGCGAAAGAATTGACCGTGAAAAACTCAAAAGGTCGAGTTCCCCTCGTGGGGAGACGCAGAAGCTTTCTGAGTTGAAAGTGGAGGCAGAGAAGGTTTCGAGGAACGCCGCGAAATCCCCCAGTTCTgccacagagctggaaaacGTTGAGCCGAGCTTGCCAATAGGCCGGACTAGGCGCAGAAACGTAAGGTCGGTCTACGCTACCACGGGGGACAATGAAGGACCATCTCCGGTGAAGGACTCTGTGGAGGTCACTAGATCCACCAGAAAAAGAGGCGAAAAGGAACCGCAGGAAACAGCGACAACTGTTCCGACGACCCCGAGGAGGGGGAGACCTCCAAAAACCCGCCGTAAGCCAGAGGAGGACATCTCTCCCATAAAGACAGAACCGGTCCAGCAAGAGGCAGAGGAGACTGAAACTAAAGATGCTGTGGAAGCTCCTAAGCCTGCAGAAGGCTGGAGATCTCCTAGATCCCAGAAGCTCACACACGGTCACTCGTCAGTTGCCACCAGCCAAcaggggaagaaagggaagaacgACCCAAAAGCCGATACCTTGGCTGAATCTGAAGACGCTGCTGAGAGGAGTGGTCAAGAATTGAGCATCGGTGACAATGGcaataaagcaaaaaacatcGAGAAAGAGCCAGCAGCCAGTGAGCAGAAACGCGATAGGAAAGAAGTGGATGTGGAGAAGAACCAGCTGGAAATCCCCACGGTTGAGATCATCGAGAAGAAGCCGGTGCCGGAGAAGGTTACGAAATCCAAAAGAGGAAGGtacaaaaataccaaaaccgTCGTAGATAAAGCATCCGTGTGTCTCAAAAATGTGGAAATACGCCTCAACGTGGACGAAGTCAAGGGTGCCTTGCGGCCCACCGAGGAGGAGACAGAGCCGGTGGCAGTGTCACCGGCCAAAATGAAGAGCCCCCCAAAAGAGGACATCTTGCCACCccattttgttaaaaatgaggCAGAAGATTCCTTCCCAGAGACGGAAAAAGAGGTGGTGCGGGAGCCAAAGCCATCCCCCGAAGCTGCCCAGTTAGCAAAACAGATCGAACTCGAGCAGGCCGTGGAGAATATTGCAAAACTCACCGAAACTCCTCCAGCGATTGCTGCCTATAAAGAGCCGACGGCAGATGTGCCTGAAGTTCgtcaggaggaggaaggagacaaACCCACGCATCAGGCGAGCGAAACGGAGCTGGCGGCGGCCATCGGCTCCATCATCAATGATATTTCTGGGGAGACGGAAAGCTTCCCCGCGCCCCCGACGTATCCAGCTGAATCAGAAACTGAAATCCCCGCGGAGCCCTTGGTGTTACCGTCACCTCGGGAGGAGATGGAGCCCGAGACGGATCAGGCAGTGAATAATATCCTGGAGACCGAGGCTGCCGTCGAGCCCGCGGTGCAGGCggttcccagctctgccccgtCAGTGGTAGAGACCGAGAGCAAAGAGGCCGAAGTCAACTTCAGCGAGTCTTCCAACTCCGCACAGGAGGCCGAGACCCTGCAGGAGGCTGAAGTTGCTCGGAAAGAAAAGGGCCGTCAGAAAACCACACGGCAGAGACGCAAAAGGAGCACGGGGAGAAAGGGCGATGTCGCTGAAGTCAACGCCTTCGAGACAGAGAGTGCACAGAGCAAGTCGCCCCCCGCCAGCGAAGTTAAAGCAAAACCTGAAGAAGCCttgaaggaggaaaagcaaactaAAAACGCTACTCAGGTATCCGCGGAGCCAGGCGCTTCTGATGCTGGCAAGGCTGCAGCCGCCGATGTTATCGTGGCTGTGCACGAAGCCGTCGCCGAGAGCGGCACCTCTCCGAAAACACCCGCTCCGGCTCCTCTGGACTTGGCCGCCCCGCCGGTTCCGCTCGACGAGGGGGCTCAGAGCGGCTTCAAGATACAGTCGCCCATGGAGAATGCGCCCATCACACCGCCGAGCGCCCCAAATCCAGCCCTTCCCGCCATCCCTGCAGTGACAGCGGCCAAGCTGCCCGCCCCGGTGCCCGCAACCATCGTCCCCCTTCACTCTGGCGCTGCCAAGGTGCCAGAGTGGATGGTGCGGCACGAGGAACCCCGCGCCCGTTCCACACCGCCTCCCGCTCTCCCCCCAGACACGAAGGCCTCGGATATCGATACCAACTCCAGCACTTTGAGGAAGATACTTATGGAGCCCAAATACGTCTCAGCGACGAGCATAACATCCACGCACGTGACGACGACGCACGCTGAGCCGGTGAGTGCGCCTCGTTTGGAGGAGGCACCTCTCCACCCCGCCATAGAGGCCATCAAACCGGTTTCGGAGGAGAAACCGGCAGTTCCCGTCACCAATGCCTTGGATCCACCGGTGGCTGAAGCTCCGGTGTTCAgcgagaaggaaaaaataagcacCGTGATCGCTCCCAAGGCCACTTCAGTTATCAGCAGGATGCCCCACAGCGTGGATCTGGAGGAGGCTCCGAGGATCACCTTGGTGAAACAAGCTCCCCAGACCCAGACGTGTCTCGTCAACGCCCCCTCGTCGAAATTTAAGCAGAGGTCAAGCACAAATGATAACAGTAGGTTTCACCCAGGATCGATGTCTATTATCGAGGAGAGCCCGGTGGAGGCTGGGTCCAGCCCGGGGCTGCGGGTGAACACCTCGGAGGGTGTCGTGCTCCTGAGTTACTCGGGGCAGAAGACAGAAGGTCCTCAGCGAATTAGTGCCAAGATCAGCCAGATCCCCCCTGCCAGTGCCGTTGACATAGAGTTTCAGCAGTCAGTATCCAAGTCTCAGATTAAACAGGAACCCATCACGCCATCTCAGCCGACACCAAAAGGCTCCCAGACCTCGGCGGGCTATGGGACTGTTTCCACCCATTCTTCTTTGGTACTAGGAACACAACCGTACAACACGTCGCCCGTCATCTCCTCCGTTAAACAAGAGCGTGCCGTGTTGGAGAAGTCCGACTCGTCCCACCTTTCTGTCCAGACTCCGGCATCCCAGCCCGGTAAAGTCCTCACGCAGACTGTAAACACTCCACCCGTACTCGTCCACAACCAGATGGTTGTGAACAAAAAACTGTCCGATCCGGCTGCTCTGAAAGTGGAGACCAAGACTCTGCAATCCTCCAACTTGAGTCCTGGGGTCAGTCCTCACCACCCTTCCCTCTCTGGGAAGATGCATTCGGAAGCGAACCACGTCAGCTCGGGCCCCAGCACCCCGACCGACCGGGCCATTTCCCACTTGGGAGTCACCAAACAGGAGCCGCACTCGCCGCGCACCAGCGGGCACTCGCCGTCGCCGTTCCCCCGGACTTGCCACCCCGGCAGTACCTCATCTCCGGCTTTATCCAGCAGCACCCCGGTGATGCTGGCGCCGGGGATCCCCGTTCCACAGTACATCTCCAGCATGCATCCCGAGCAATCCGTTATCATGCCCCCTCACAGCGTCACACAGACTGTGTCCCTGGGCCACCTGTCTCAAGGCGAGGTGAGGATGAACACGCCTCCTCTCTCCGGCATCCCTTATGGCATCCGCCCCGAAGCTCTCCACTCCCCCAGAGCCGCTCTGCAGCCCCAGATCGAGATCAAACCCCAGCGATCCAGCACGCCCCAGCCAGCTCCCATCCGAGACATCGTCATGCCTCCTCTGTCTTCGCAGCACGCTCCCGAGGAGGAGATGCACTACCACCACACCACGGTGTGCCGTGGGCCAGCCCCCGTGCAGTCTGACGTGCTGGTGATGCAGCCCGATTACCGCATGCACCCCACGAGCATCCGGCTGGACCAGTACAACGTCCCCCGGGACGTGCGCATGATCATGCACCCGCACATGGCCGCCGTGGGCGAGCACCACTCGGAAACGAGACAATCCCGAACGCCCGAAGGGGCCGGGAAAACTCCCCCCGTCAGTAAAACCCCGCAGCCGGGAAAAGAGACGCCGAAATCCTCCGAAGGCAAGATGGCACATTCTCCTCACAGTGAGCCGCGGCTGCTCAGCGTCCCCGCCAGCAGCCAGCTGCCCGGGCTGCCCCTGACACAGCCCGTGGTGGTGCCGCACGGGGTGCAGATCATGCACCCGGCCAGCGGCTCCTTCCACGATTATCGGTCTGTGTACGGTGACATGAGGAATTACCACACGGCGGCACAGCTCGGGCATCCTCAGTTCCCGGGCGCCTCGCCGATTGGGTTGCCTTCCCGGAGCATGACCCCGTCTCAG GGTCTGCCGGAGGGCGAACACTCGCACCCCAGCCAGCCTGTGCGCAGCAAGACCCCTCAGATCCCGCAGGATCCCAAGGGCCCGCCGGCAGCAGGACCCGAACAGAGTCACCACCCCACCGTGAACAGGCACGCGGCCCCCATGGACCCTCACGTCCACCTCCAGAGGGCACAAGCGGACACGGGCCAGACCTCCTACCCCTCGCCCGTCGCCATCTCCATGAAACAGGAGCTCCCGTCACCGCACCAACCTCCGGCCGTTGCCAAACAATCCGTGTTTATCCCCACGACGTCGGGTCCCGGGGCTCCGCCGGGGCTGCCCCTCAATCGCCCCGAGCCACAGGCCGCTCTCAAACAGGAGCCGTCTCCTCACCCCGTGTCGCAGAGACCCGTGGACATGGTTCAGCTCCTGACG AAATACCCCATCGTCTGGCAGGGCCTCTTGGCTCTCAAAAATGACACGGCCGCTGTTCAGCTCCACTTTGTCTCCGGTAATAACGTCTTGGCTCACCGGTCGCTGCCGGCGCCGGAGGGCGGCCCACCGCTGAGGATCGCCCAGCGCATGCGGCTGGAGGCGTCGCAGCTGGAGGGGGTCGCGCGCAGGATGATG GTGGAGAGCGATTACTGCCTGTTACTGGCCTTGCCGTGCGGCCGAGACCAGGAGGACGTGGTGAATCAGACGGAGTCGCTCAAGGCCGCGTTCATCAGCTACCTGCAAGCGAAACAAGCCGCAGGAATCATCAACGTCCCCAACCCTGGCTCTAACCAG CCCGCCTACGTTCTGCAGATTTTCCCACCCTGCGAATTTTCGGAAAGCCACCTGTCCCGCCTGGCCCCGGACCTGCTCGCCAGCATCTCCAACATCTCCCCTCACCTCATGATCGTCATCGCCTCG TTGGGGACACGCTGTGACGTTCTGGATGTCTTGACACACACGGACACACGCGCCGGGGACTGA